From a region of the Helianthus annuus cultivar XRQ/B chromosome 5, HanXRQr2.0-SUNRISE, whole genome shotgun sequence genome:
- the LOC110889859 gene encoding FHA domain-containing protein At4g14490, which produces MEKTTTLKLIIEKGPRAGETLEYSSTSVIKIGRVVTGNTFAIKDSGISSKHLCIQFHNQWTLCDLDSSNGTLLNAQLLKPYAPSALNHGDRIKIGELTSILVNIQAQSMVPQRRNTRRRQGKCKPQSQLDDDVGELGLGFDVEKEGKQAVKKRNLRSAVKKDMDSSDRRILTSVKKEAVSFLVPEDVPENVDVSVQVEPKKTRGRRRKRTVEEVSVDADLDKRKAADVVVVGPVVGRMTRARRRLLLENAETGGLEKKLNNVDGSLQLGEVKDSGLGENLGVDDESAAENQECCDGKGVMADGSSLKGKGVVEESECMKDGGDNDRWKDLEKMTLGDFFDYLEVQLPKEIYDRSEKIISDLEEKARKCHEFRLQRNESGKGKLVTE; this is translated from the coding sequence ATGGAGAAAACAACAACTTTAAAGCTGATAATAGAAAAAGGCCCTAGAGCAGGCGAAACCCTAGAATACTCATCAACCTCGGTAATCAAAATCGGCCGTGTAGTTACCGGTAACACATTCGCAATCAAAGATTCTGGAATCTCATCCAAACACTTATGCATCCAATTCCACAATCAATGGACACTTTGCGATCTCGATTCCTCCAACGGCACACTTTTGAACGCCCAACTGCTTAAGCCCTACGCTCCTTCTGCTCTCAACCATGGCGACCGGATTAAGATCGGTGAGTTAACCTCAATTCTTGTCAATATTCAAGCCCAATCGATGGTTCCACAGAGACGGAACACTAGGAGGAGGCAAGGAAAATGTAAACCTCAATCTCAATTGGATGATGATGTTGGcgaattagggttagggtttgatgTGGAAAAAGAGGGGAAACAAGCGGTTAAGAAGCGGAATTTGCGTAGTGCTGTTAAGAAAGATATGGATTCAAGTGATAGGAGGATATTGACAAGTGTTAAAAAGGAAGCTGTGAGTTTTCTTGTTCCTGAGGATGTACCGGAGAATGTGGATGTTTCGGTTCAGGTAGAACCTAAGAAGACGCGAGGAAGGAGGAGGAAGAGGACGGTGGAGGAAGTTTCAGTGGATGCTGATTTGGATAAAAGAAAGGCTGcagatgttgttgttgttggtccAGTAGTCGGTAGAATGACCCGAGCAAGGAGAAGGTTGTTGTTGGAAAATGCAGAAACCGGTGGTTTGGAGAAGAAATTGAACAATGTCGACGGATCTTTACAACTTGGTGAGGTAAAAGACAGTGGTTTGGGGGAGAATTTGGGTGTGGACGATGAATCTGCTGCGGAGAATCAAGAATGTTGTGATGGAAAGGGGGTCATGGCTGATGGAAGTTCGTTAAAGGGAAAGGGAGTGGTAGAGGAGTCGGAGTGTATGAAAGATGGTGGTGATAATGATCGGTGGAAAGATTTGGAGAAGATGACGTTAGGGGACTTTTTTGATTACTTAGAAGTGCAACTACCGAAAGAGATATATGACAGGTCAGAGAAAATCATCTCGGATTTGGAAGAGAAGGCGCGTAAATGCCATGAGTTTCGGCTTCAAAGAAATGAATCTGGAAAGGGTAAACTAGTTACAGAGTAG
- the LOC110940964 gene encoding ADP-ribosylation factor, producing MGQSFTKLFSFMFKKEVKIMMFGLHSAGKTTILYNLKLGKIVTTVPTIGFNVETLEYKNISFSVWDFGAQTMYRLLPIMSHYCQNTQGLIFVVDSTDRDRVDEARDDLHMMLLKEVALKDAVLLVFANKQDLPNAMNAAEITDKLGLHSLGQQKWYVQSASATSGEGLYEGLDWLSNNIDNKV from the exons ATGGGACAGTCTTTTACCAAGCTATTCAGTTTCATGTTCAAGAAGGAGGTTAAAATCATGATGTTTGGTCTCCATTCAGCTGGCAAAACCACAATTTTGTACAACCTTAAATTGGGCAAAATTGTCACCACTGTCCCTACTATCG GATTCAATGTTGAAACACTTGAATACAAGAACATCAGCTTCAGTGTGTGGGATTTTGGTGCTCAAACCATG TATAGACTACTACCTATAATGAGCCACTACTGTCAAAATACACAAGGTCTTATATTTGTGGTTGATAGCACTGATCGTGATCGTGTGGATGAAGCCAGAGATGACCTACACATGATGCTTCTTAAGGAG GTTGCATTAAAAGATGCAGTGTTGCTTGTTTTTGCCAACAAGCAAGATCTTCCAAATGCAATGAATGCTGCTGagatcactgacaaacttggtctGCATTCTCTCGGACAACAAAAATG GTATGTCCAGAGCGCGTCTGCCACCTCTGGTGAAGGTCTATACGAGGGACTGGATTGGCTTTCTAACAACATTGATAACAAG GTTTAA